One genomic window of Oscillospiraceae bacterium includes the following:
- a CDS encoding sulfite exporter TauE/SafE family protein, which produces MRTCMENKKNFIKTVVTGVVTGFVNGFFGAGGGLILVPLLKKLCNEKTAHSTSVAVILPLCVVGYFIYSSNITQLSVEALPFIIGGVLSAPLGALFLKKLSPTLLKKLFGGFMIFCALRMIFTG; this is translated from the coding sequence ATGAGGACTTGTATGGAAAATAAAAAAAATTTCATTAAAACTGTAGTTACAGGGGTAGTTACAGGCTTTGTAAATGGGTTTTTCGGGGCAGGGGGCGGTCTTATTTTAGTTCCGCTTTTAAAAAAGCTTTGTAATGAGAAAACGGCGCACTCAACCTCGGTAGCCGTTATTTTACCTCTTTGCGTTGTGGGATATTTTATTTATTCAAGCAATATAACTCAGCTTTCTGTTGAGGCGTTGCCCTTTATTATAGGCGGTGTTTTAAGTGCGCCGTTGGGAGCGTTATTTTTAAAAAAGCTGTCCCCGACGCTGTTAAAAAAGCTTTTTGGCGGCTTTATGATTTTTTGCGCACTCAGAATGATATTTACAGGATAA
- a CDS encoding sulfite exporter TauE/SafE family protein produces MDNFLYIFIGFLSGILSSMGFGGGTVLVLLLTSFMGVSQIKAQGINLLYFIPVAAASLIFHFKNNAVDKAVASQLIAWGIIGSFFGALTANFLEGKISLKFIFALFVLALGLKEIFSKKNEKEKEK; encoded by the coding sequence ATGGATAATTTTTTGTATATTTTCATCGGATTTTTGTCGGGAATACTCAGCAGTATGGGCTTTGGCGGCGGCACCGTGCTTGTCTTGCTGCTTACAAGCTTTATGGGAGTTTCACAAATAAAGGCGCAGGGCATAAATTTGCTTTATTTTATTCCCGTTGCTGCGGCATCTCTTATTTTTCATTTTAAAAATAATGCCGTTGATAAGGCTGTGGCATCACAGCTGATTGCGTGGGGAATTATAGGCTCATTCTTCGGAGCTTTAACAGCCAATTTTCTTGAAGGCAAAATATCGCTGAAATTTATTTTTGCCCTTTTTGTTTTAGCCTTGGGATTAAAAGAAATTTTCAGTAAAAAGAACGAGAAGGAAAAGGAAAAATGA
- a CDS encoding NAD(P)/FAD-dependent oxidoreductase, which produces MKIVIIGGGYAGVLTAKKLAKLSKKRKTIDITLIDKNSYHTMLTELHEVVGGRVEQDNIKIDLNKIFYSRPVRIVQDEILSVDKEKRTVYGKKKAYDYDILVVATGSQPTYFNVKGAKENAFPLWSFDDAVRLKEHIEGLFCSAKNENNKIPIFVIGAGFTGVETAGEIAEYVPILCKKYGVSRERAEIYLIDLLDRVIPTLPQKLSSKVQKRLEKMGVKVMLKTNVTEISQSKIFLDKKSFDTQTVIWAAGIEGAEISQNMSEKNLKGRLKTDAFLRCTDYPEIFAVGDCLYYEYEGSCVPRMVENAEQSAEICAHNIFVTAFNKGSLKEYKPSFHGVMVCVGSRYGVARVGFKNKMFNLPSFLAMFAKHFINIVYFCEVCGYNKVASYIKHEFIDIKHRRSFLGGLFAIKLPAILCVPLRVWLGAVWVFEGVMKIVGGWFSTPQLKSFFEGANSFYDSILNNTARHVSLTTDALSAATGAGGQEAESMGRVIFNLPIFNIVRFLFVCGADLSKATTNDFAFKIDVPLLDVFINNVVLPSATMQMTMQIVIVIAEILIGFAIMGGLFTFWALLVSLILQMMFITTTGLYLNTFWMIFAAIALLINSGRCLGLDYYASPLLKKGWKALPFVRRWYIYHD; this is translated from the coding sequence ATGAAAATAGTAATAATAGGTGGCGGTTACGCAGGAGTTTTGACAGCCAAAAAATTAGCAAAGCTATCAAAGAAAAGAAAAACCATTGACATAACTCTTATTGATAAAAACTCTTATCATACTATGCTGACAGAGCTTCATGAGGTGGTGGGAGGAAGAGTTGAACAGGATAACATAAAAATTGATTTGAATAAAATTTTTTATTCAAGGCCGGTACGCATCGTACAGGACGAAATACTATCGGTAGATAAAGAAAAAAGAACAGTTTACGGAAAGAAAAAGGCATACGATTACGATATTCTTGTTGTTGCCACAGGCTCACAGCCCACATATTTCAATGTAAAGGGCGCAAAAGAAAACGCTTTCCCCCTATGGAGCTTTGATGATGCAGTAAGACTTAAGGAGCATATTGAAGGGCTTTTTTGCTCGGCTAAGAATGAAAATAATAAAATCCCGATATTTGTAATAGGAGCAGGCTTTACGGGAGTTGAAACAGCAGGAGAAATAGCGGAATATGTGCCGATACTTTGTAAAAAATACGGTGTTTCCCGTGAAAGAGCAGAAATATATTTAATAGATTTACTGGACAGAGTTATTCCCACTTTACCTCAAAAGCTTTCTTCAAAGGTGCAAAAAAGACTTGAGAAAATGGGCGTTAAGGTTATGCTTAAAACAAACGTAACCGAAATAAGCCAAAGCAAAATATTTTTAGATAAAAAAAGCTTTGATACACAGACAGTTATATGGGCGGCGGGTATAGAGGGCGCAGAGATTAGCCAAAATATGTCTGAAAAAAATCTCAAAGGAAGGCTCAAAACAGATGCTTTTCTAAGATGTACAGATTATCCCGAAATTTTTGCAGTGGGAGATTGCCTTTATTATGAATATGAGGGAAGCTGTGTTCCCAGAATGGTGGAAAATGCAGAGCAAAGTGCGGAAATCTGCGCTCACAATATTTTTGTTACAGCTTTTAATAAAGGCTCTTTAAAGGAATATAAGCCCTCTTTTCACGGGGTTATGGTGTGTGTAGGCAGCCGTTACGGTGTGGCAAGGGTAGGCTTTAAAAACAAAATGTTTAATTTGCCTTCCTTTTTAGCTATGTTTGCAAAGCATTTTATAAATATAGTTTATTTTTGTGAAGTGTGTGGCTACAACAAGGTAGCAAGCTATATAAAGCACGAATTTATAGATATAAAACACCGCCGAAGCTTTTTGGGAGGACTTTTTGCAATTAAGCTTCCTGCAATTCTTTGTGTACCTCTGAGGGTATGGTTAGGTGCAGTGTGGGTTTTTGAAGGGGTAATGAAAATTGTCGGCGGTTGGTTTTCAACGCCTCAGTTAAAGTCATTTTTTGAAGGTGCAAACAGCTTTTATGACAGTATTCTAAATAATACTGCAAGGCACGTAAGCTTGACAACAGATGCCCTTTCCGCCGCAACAGGCGCAGGAGGTCAGGAGGCGGAAAGTATGGGAAGGGTTATTTTTAATTTACCCATATTCAATATAGTCCGTTTTCTTTTTGTGTGCGGTGCCGACCTTTCAAAAGCAACGACGAATGACTTTGCATTTAAAATTGACGTTCCTCTTTTAGACGTTTTTATAAATAATGTTGTTTTGCCCTCAGCCACAATGCAAATGACAATGCAGATTGTAATAGTTATAGCTGAAATTCTCATAGGCTTTGCAATTATGGGCGGACTTTTTACCTTTTGGGCATTGTTGGTTTCCTTGATATTGCAAATGATGTTTATAACGACAACGGGACTTTATCTCAACACCTTTTGGATGATTTTTGCGGCAATAGCGTTGCTTATAAACAGCGGACGCTGTCTGGGGCTTGATTACTACGCTTCGCCTCTTTTGAAAAAAGGCTGGAAAGCGTTGCCCTTTGTCAGAAGGTGGTATATATATCATGACTGA